A window of the Dickeya dianthicola NCPPB 453 genome harbors these coding sequences:
- a CDS encoding DUF4255 domain-containing protein — translation MIHAAIDYLTRQLNRYLKNTLNLHDDVVVITNPADDDGKMFPLAKNKLVVFLSNIERETLTHRSNAANPDNRFVVATPPLYVRVSMVVAANFTGAQYTQGLQVIAHAMAFLHKNAQLNRYNAPDMDEAIEQILLEMDSLPRHELGNMWNMLGIRYLPSAVYRLRVKIADSQAIQSQSEGVRQLHTVVTKDYVTKD, via the coding sequence ATGATTCACGCCGCTATCGATTACCTCACCAGGCAATTGAACCGATATTTGAAAAACACCCTGAATCTGCATGACGACGTCGTGGTAATAACCAATCCGGCCGATGACGATGGCAAGATGTTTCCGCTGGCGAAAAATAAGCTGGTGGTATTTTTGTCGAATATTGAAAGGGAAACGCTGACGCACCGGAGCAATGCCGCCAATCCCGACAATCGCTTCGTGGTCGCTACGCCGCCGTTATACGTTCGGGTTTCTATGGTGGTGGCGGCAAATTTTACCGGCGCACAATACACGCAAGGATTACAGGTGATCGCCCATGCGATGGCGTTCCTTCATAAGAATGCCCAGCTTAACCGTTATAACGCCCCAGATATGGACGAGGCAATTGAGCAAATATTATTAGAAATGGACAGCCTGCCGCGCCATGAACTCGGAAATATGTGGAACATGCTGGGAATCCGCTATTTGCCGTCGGCGGTATATCGCCTGCGGGTGAAAATTGCCGACAGCCAGGCGATTCAGTCTCAGTCGGAAGGCGTCAGGCAGTTGCATACTGTCGTGACAAAGGATTACGTGACCAAGGATTAA